In a single window of the Coffea eugenioides isolate CCC68of chromosome 3, Ceug_1.0, whole genome shotgun sequence genome:
- the LOC113766709 gene encoding uncharacterized protein LOC113766709: MEVAELSSRLSEVITYGPSDPVPAASSNHETLVIEVLTNNYIVKKVYVDPGSSVDVLYYRTFKSLKLTREQLTPVRTPLVGFGGHVVHPGGMVSLMVTIGRHPRCRTVPVSFTVVKADSPYNMLISRPTLNALRAVYSTYHLSFKFSTPAGVAEVSSDVNAARECYLATIQAAVTPRTASKAEEKRLAVLSIDSIDPRKVGKPGRLESRDEVEQVVLDEARPG; encoded by the coding sequence ATGGAGGTGGCCGAGCTGAGCTCTCGACTATCCGAGGTGATTACCTATGGTCCCAGCGACCCTGTCCCTGCCGCCTCCAGCAATCATGAAACTCTCGTGATTGAAGTTCTCACCAATAATTACATAGTCAAAAAAGTCTATGTTGACCCCGGAAGCTCGGTAGACGTCTTGTACTACCGGACTTTCAAAAGTTTGAAGCTGACCAGAGAGCAACTAACTCCTGTCAGAACTCCCCTCGTCGGCTTTGGGGGACACGTAGTCCACCCGGGGGGTATGGTGTCCCTGATGGTGACTATCGGGCGTCATCCCCGCTGCCGAACTGTACCTGTTAGCTTTACGGTGGTCAAAGCAGATTCTCCTTATAATATGCTAATAAGTCGACCCACACTCAACGCCTTGAGGGCTGTGTACTCTACCTACCACCTGAGTTTCAAATTTTCGACGCCTGCGGGGGTGGCCGAAGTGAGCAGTGACGTGAATGCCGCCCGAGAATGCTACCTCGCCACCATCCAGGCCGCGGTCACTCCTCGGACTGCATCAAAGGCCGAAGAAAAGAGGCTAGCTGTCCTCTCCATAGACAGCATCGATCCTCGAAAGGTAGGAAAGCCCGGCAGGCTTGAATCTAGGGATGAGGTGGAGCAGGTGGTCTTGGATGAGGCGAGACCTGGATGA